In Nocardioides sp. zg-1228, a single window of DNA contains:
- a CDS encoding NeuD/PglB/VioB family sugar acetyltransferase, translated as MAAVTGLVLVGASGLAREATAVAVLLQHDGPLHVVDDDPLRWGTLHGLVPVLGGVDLVTELVDHEVVLALGKGRLRRRIATRLAMVGLDPARYGTLLHPRLVLPGSCHVGAGTIALDGVVLTADVEVGQHVVLMPHVTLTHGCTVADYATLCAGVSLGGGVEVGEAAYLGMNASVREGVRIGADATVGMGSVVLEDVPAGQTWVGVPARPIRTGVRT; from the coding sequence GTGGCGGCCGTGACGGGGCTGGTGCTGGTCGGCGCCAGCGGCCTGGCGCGCGAGGCGACCGCGGTCGCCGTGCTCCTGCAGCACGACGGGCCGCTCCACGTCGTCGACGACGACCCGCTCAGGTGGGGCACCCTCCACGGCCTGGTGCCGGTGCTGGGCGGGGTCGACCTGGTCACCGAGCTCGTCGACCACGAGGTGGTCCTGGCGCTCGGCAAGGGCCGCCTGCGCCGCCGCATCGCCACGCGCCTGGCCATGGTCGGTCTCGACCCGGCCCGCTACGGCACCCTGCTCCACCCGCGCCTGGTGCTGCCCGGCAGCTGCCACGTCGGCGCCGGCACGATCGCCCTCGACGGCGTGGTGCTCACCGCGGACGTCGAGGTCGGCCAGCACGTCGTCCTCATGCCGCACGTCACGCTGACCCACGGCTGCACCGTGGCCGACTACGCCACCCTGTGCGCCGGGGTGTCCCTCGGCGGCGGCGTCGAGGTGGGCGAGGCGGCCTACCTCGGCATGAACGCCTCCGTGCGCGAAGGCGTGCGCATCGGCGCCGACGCGACCGTCGGGATGGGGTCGGTGGTCCTCGAGGACGTCCCCGCAGGACAGACCTGGGTGGGAGTGCCCGCCCGACCGATCCGGACAGGAGTCCGCACATGA
- a CDS encoding NAD-dependent epimerase/dehydratase family protein: MTALAGATALVTGGAGTIGSTLVDQLFDAGVAQVRVLDNFVRGREANLQAALGRGDADLVLVRGDIRDRDLVHDLTRGCDLVFHQAAIRITQCAEEPRLALEVLVDGTFNVVEAAASVPGVDKLVAASSASVYGLAERFPTPEDQHPYDNDTFYGAAKTFNEGMLRSFRAMHGLDYVGLRYFNVYGPRMDVHGLYTEVLVRWMERIDDGLPPLIFGDGRQTMDFVFTTDIARANVLAASSDVVEGVYNVARGEETSLLGLAQTLLRVMGSELPVEHGPERGVNGVVRRLADTSAARRDLGFTATTGLEDGLRQLVEWWRPQREQIAAGRSVAVAR, translated from the coding sequence ATGACGGCCCTCGCAGGAGCGACCGCGCTGGTGACCGGCGGCGCCGGCACCATCGGCTCGACGCTCGTCGACCAGCTCTTCGATGCCGGCGTCGCCCAGGTGCGGGTGCTCGACAACTTCGTCCGCGGCCGGGAGGCCAACCTCCAGGCTGCCCTCGGGCGCGGCGACGCCGACCTGGTGCTGGTGCGCGGCGACATCCGCGACCGCGACCTCGTGCACGACCTGACCCGCGGCTGCGACCTGGTCTTCCACCAGGCCGCCATCCGGATCACGCAGTGCGCCGAGGAGCCGCGGCTGGCGCTGGAGGTGCTGGTCGACGGCACCTTCAACGTCGTCGAGGCCGCGGCGTCCGTGCCGGGCGTCGACAAGCTCGTCGCGGCGTCGTCGGCGTCGGTCTACGGCCTCGCGGAGCGCTTCCCGACGCCGGAGGACCAGCACCCCTACGACAACGACACGTTCTACGGTGCCGCCAAGACCTTCAACGAGGGCATGCTGCGCAGCTTCCGGGCGATGCACGGGCTCGACTACGTCGGGCTGCGCTACTTCAACGTCTACGGACCGCGCATGGACGTCCACGGCCTCTACACCGAGGTGCTGGTGCGGTGGATGGAGCGCATCGACGACGGCCTCCCGCCGCTCATCTTCGGCGACGGCCGCCAGACGATGGACTTCGTCTTCACCACCGACATCGCCCGGGCCAACGTGCTGGCGGCGTCCTCCGACGTCGTCGAGGGCGTCTACAACGTCGCCCGCGGCGAGGAGACCAGCCTGCTGGGGCTCGCGCAGACGCTGCTGCGCGTGATGGGCTCCGAGCTGCCCGTCGAGCACGGCCCGGAGCGGGGCGTCAACGGAGTCGTCCGCCGCCTCGCCGACACCTCCGCCGCCCGGCGCGACCTCGGCTTCACGGCCACCACCGGGCTCGAGGACGGACTGCGGCAGCTGGTCGAGTGGTGGCGTCCCCAGCGCGAGCAGATCGCCGCCGGACGCTCCGTGGCGGTGGCTCGATGA
- a CDS encoding Gfo/Idh/MocA family oxidoreductase: MSIRTPGPLGIAVIGAGYWGPNLVRNFGASPDWSLEAVCDLDLERARRVAGPHVEVTDSLERVLDDPRIHAVAIATPARTHHGLALQALSAGKHVLVEKPLADSVSRGRTMVDLAAAQGLTLMTDHTYCYTPAVQRMRDLVGSGELGQVHFVDSVRINLGLVQPDIDVLWDLAPHDLAILDFVLPGGLPTTGIGATGADPIGAGRACVGHLTLPLPDDGLAHVHVNWLSPTKIRQMVIGGSRRTLVWDDLNPQQRLSIYDRGVDLARTSVAGADRTASTVSYRLGDTWSPALPEREALGAMVTEFATAIHEGRPAVTDGRAGLRVLEVLEQASHRLAERSGTAYDAGSAVPPGPPAPRLSVLEAAR, translated from the coding sequence ATGAGCATCCGCACACCCGGCCCCCTGGGCATCGCCGTCATCGGCGCCGGCTACTGGGGCCCCAACCTGGTCCGCAACTTCGGGGCGTCCCCCGACTGGAGCCTCGAGGCGGTCTGCGACCTCGACCTCGAGCGGGCGCGCCGGGTCGCCGGCCCGCACGTCGAGGTCACCGACAGCCTGGAGCGGGTGCTCGACGACCCGCGCATCCACGCCGTCGCGATCGCCACCCCGGCCCGTACGCACCACGGGCTCGCGCTGCAGGCGCTCAGCGCGGGCAAGCACGTGCTCGTGGAGAAGCCGCTCGCGGACAGCGTCTCGCGCGGCCGCACCATGGTCGACCTGGCGGCTGCCCAGGGCCTGACCCTGATGACCGACCACACCTACTGCTACACGCCGGCCGTGCAGCGGATGCGCGACCTCGTCGGCAGTGGCGAGCTCGGCCAGGTGCACTTCGTCGACTCGGTGCGGATCAACCTGGGGCTGGTGCAGCCCGACATCGACGTGCTGTGGGACCTGGCCCCGCACGACCTCGCCATCCTCGACTTCGTGCTGCCCGGAGGGCTGCCCACGACGGGCATCGGCGCGACCGGAGCCGACCCCATCGGCGCCGGCCGCGCCTGTGTCGGCCACCTGACGCTGCCGCTGCCCGACGACGGGCTCGCGCACGTGCACGTCAACTGGCTCAGCCCCACCAAGATCCGCCAGATGGTGATCGGCGGGTCGCGGCGCACGCTGGTCTGGGACGACCTCAACCCCCAGCAGCGGCTCAGCATCTACGACCGCGGCGTCGACCTCGCCCGCACCTCGGTGGCCGGCGCCGACCGCACCGCCTCGACCGTGTCCTACCGGCTGGGCGACACCTGGTCGCCGGCGCTGCCCGAGCGGGAGGCTCTCGGGGCGATGGTGACCGAGTTCGCCACCGCGATCCACGAGGGCCGCCCGGCGGTGACCGACGGCCGCGCCGGGCTGCGGGTCCTCGAGGTGCTCGAGCAGGCCTCGCACCGGCTGGCCGAGCGGTCCGGGACGGCGTACGACGCCGGGTCGGCGGTCCCGCCGGGCCCACCGGCGCCCCGCCTGAGCGTGCTGGAGGCGGCGCGATGA
- a CDS encoding DegT/DnrJ/EryC1/StrS family aminotransferase, whose product MSLEQELTRINVMQPWLGEEEVAAVSEVLRSGWVAQGPRVAAFETAFAEAHGVAHAVALSNCTTALHLALVVAGVGPGDEVVVPSFSFVATANAPTYVGATPVFADVDPDTGNLTPATIATAVTPRTRAVIAVDQGGVPLDLLAIRAWCDPLGITVVEDAACAAGSTAHGRPVGAGAELATWSFHPRKLLTTGEGGMLTTSRADWAARARRLREHAMSVSAAERHASVLAPPESFDEVGFNYRMTDLQAAVGLVQLRRLPEMVARRRELAARYAEAVTVLPGMRLVGDPAWGTTNFQSCWLEVLPDHPLDREQMMEHLAAAGISARRGIMAAHRQPAHGERGHAPLPVTERLTDRTLVLPLFHQMSDAEHQRVCDALGTAWRP is encoded by the coding sequence ATGAGCCTCGAGCAGGAGCTCACGCGCATCAACGTGATGCAGCCGTGGCTCGGCGAGGAGGAGGTGGCCGCCGTCTCGGAGGTGCTGCGCTCCGGCTGGGTGGCCCAGGGCCCGCGCGTCGCGGCCTTCGAGACGGCGTTCGCCGAGGCGCACGGCGTCGCGCACGCCGTGGCGCTGAGCAACTGCACGACCGCCCTGCACCTGGCGCTCGTCGTCGCCGGGGTCGGTCCCGGCGACGAGGTCGTGGTGCCGTCGTTCTCCTTCGTCGCCACCGCCAACGCGCCGACCTACGTCGGCGCCACCCCGGTCTTCGCCGACGTCGACCCCGACACGGGCAACCTGACGCCCGCCACGATCGCCACGGCGGTCACCCCGCGCACGCGCGCGGTGATCGCCGTGGACCAGGGCGGCGTGCCGCTCGACCTCCTGGCCATCCGCGCCTGGTGCGACCCGCTCGGGATCACGGTCGTCGAGGACGCCGCCTGCGCGGCCGGGTCCACGGCCCACGGTCGACCGGTGGGCGCCGGCGCCGAGCTCGCGACCTGGTCGTTCCACCCGCGCAAGCTCCTCACGACGGGGGAGGGCGGGATGCTCACCACCTCCCGGGCCGACTGGGCGGCCCGCGCCCGGCGCCTGCGCGAGCACGCCATGAGTGTCTCCGCCGCCGAGCGCCACGCCAGCGTGCTGGCGCCTCCGGAGAGCTTCGACGAGGTCGGCTTCAACTACCGGATGACCGACCTCCAGGCCGCGGTCGGGCTGGTCCAGCTGCGCCGGCTCCCCGAGATGGTGGCCCGGCGCCGCGAGCTCGCCGCGAGGTACGCCGAGGCGGTCACCGTGCTGCCCGGGATGCGGCTCGTGGGCGACCCGGCATGGGGCACCACCAACTTCCAGTCCTGCTGGCTCGAGGTCCTGCCCGACCACCCGCTGGACCGCGAGCAGATGATGGAGCACCTCGCCGCGGCCGGCATCTCGGCGCGCCGCGGCATCATGGCGGCCCACCGCCAGCCCGCGCACGGCGAGCGGGGGCACGCGCCGCTGCCGGTCACCGAGCGCCTCACCGACCGCACGCTGGTGCTGCCGTTGTTCCACCAGATGAGCGACGCCGAGCACCAGCGGGTGTGCGACGCCCTCGGGACGGCGTGGCGGCCGTGA